Sequence from the Sardina pilchardus chromosome 15, fSarPil1.1, whole genome shotgun sequence genome:
CATTTATATTATACAGAACACACCCACTCATGGTGTCATATATgaggtatactgtacatattttatATCAAGTATAATTTAATCTGCAAGAAGACAACTCCTGGGTGCAGCCCTTgctatatgtttttgtttgtgccaTCTCTCTCAGGTGTCCACCTTACAGACGCGCTACATAGAGCTGCTCACCAGCTCCTCCGACTTCTACAAACACCTGGGCCAGATGCTGAAGAACCTGCAGGAGCTCAAGGTACAATTCtacccaaaacaaacacacacacactcttacactcacaaacacacacacacacacacacacacacataatactacTATCTGTTCACCAAATCTTCTCGTaaccctcccctccgctccccagCTTCGTGGCACGCGGATCGACGTGCTCGAGGAGGAGCTGAGCCGCCTGAGGGACGAGTTGTCGCTGCGCAGCGCCGAGAGCCTGCGCCTCCAGGAGGCCAGCAGGAGGCACGAGGAGGAGCTGTCGCGCTCCCAGGACCAGCTCCTCTCCCTGGAGGAGGCCAAGAGGAGCCAGGCGCTGAACCTGGGCTCCTCTCAGGACCGCCTGGAGGAGCTGCTGTCCAGGATCCAGTCCCTGGAGctccagctggaggaggaggtgcgcaAGCGGAGGAGCGCGGAGGAGCGCTACGGCGAGCTGCAGGGCGAGCAGGACGAGGAGGCGCGGAGGAACCAGCGGCTGCTGGACGAGGCGCGCAAGAGccggctggagctggagatgaGCGTGGCGGAGAGGGACCGGGAGGCGGAGCGGCTGCGCCACCAGCTCCAGGAGGAGGCGCAGAGGTCCCAGGAGGCGCAGCTGGAGCTGAAGAGGGCGCAGGAGCTGCACAGCTCCAAGCtcaaggaggtgaaggagagcTACGAGTCCCACATCAGCGTCACCCAGACCAACACGctgctcctgcagcagcagaagggggagcaggagcagctgcAGGCGCAGAACCGGGAGGCGCAAGACGAGGCCAAGAGGCTGCGCCTGGCCCTGGCCGAGGAGCAGGAGCGGCGGAGGCGCGCCGAGGAGGAGGCGCAGCTGCAGAGGAAGGCGGcgcaggaggagcagggcaaGCGGCGGCGCGTGGAGGTGCAGCTGGAGCAGAGCAGCCTGACGGTGCAGGAGTACACCGTCACGCTCACCGCCCTGCAGAAGAGCCAGGAGGAGGCGGCCGCCGAGCTCAAGGAGGCCTGGGAGGAGGCGCGCGCCCGCCAGGAGGAGCTCGACCGACTGCGGAGGGAGCAGGGCACCTCCTCCAGCACGGTGTCCagcctggaggaggagctgagggTGCTCCGGCTGAAGCTCAcccagagggagggacagactCAGGAGGACGGCCAGCGGCTCAAGGAGCTCCAGCGCCTCCTGGAGGAGAAGACCCAGCTGCTCAACGAGAGCCTGGCGGAGGTGCAGCGCCTGCAGGCCCTCACGGAGAAGCTCACCAAGGAGcggctgcagctggaggaggaggtgcgagCCCTGCGCCTCCAGCAGGGAGAGCTGAGGAAGGGCTGGGAGCTGGAGTCGGAGACGCGGATCAGCGAGCTCACGCTGCAGATACAGAACTCCCAGATGGCCCTCCAGGAGCACCAGCGCCTCCTCAAGGAGGCCTCGGCGGAGCGAGACAAActcagggaggaggtggagaggctgAGGAAGCAAGTCAGCACGGTATGCACAGTACATGCACAAGTCATAGTGGCCACTGTGAGCGTCTGTTGTTTTATGCAGTCAGACTCACAAATGTGACctttcaaagcgaaatcagtcgttttgcgcacaacgttattttgagaaaatcaacaataacaaacttccgggttaaaatgttgaatttcacgttttcgcataattcgactgtatacagtctacagtttcatatcgtgaactcatttcacggaaaaacatacgttttgactgttaaacccggcgaagattcaacacatttgctgtcattcccattgtgcatgcgctgcttaaaaaggtgatttctcctcttctggcatatcgtgacaggagaaccatgtcaactttggatgcggttatcttagcgatagtttgtgtaataccctcgatacacatatcgttggaaagcttagtttatggccgttcacgtgagcacaataacttaatttaataaattttaccgaaacgactggttccactttacagggtcacatatgatgTTGGTTTGCTAATGAATGGGCACAGATGCAGGGGAGGCTCCATAAGCAGGGTTGATTTGACTTACCAACGACTTTATCAAATCCAGACCTCACTTGAAGAGAaagctatctttctctttccctaaATCTTTATTTTGAGATTGACagttagggagggagagagagattgtggtgAGATTGGGAAATGATTCAAACCTGTGTCCCTGTGGGAACTTTGGCCCCATTGTGGTACGGGCGTGGTTAGCTCTTATCTGAACAAATGATGCGATGTGACTTACCTCTGAGGTATCCTGGGAAAGTACATGTCATAGGCATCCTCTGGGTGTGGCAGACCGTCTCCACCGCAGGGCACGGAGTGCACCCTGCCTTATGGCTATGACTGATGGCTGTTTAATTAGCACCCTGTCTCACGGCTACGACATGCGCTgcaaagtgacacacacacacacaccctcagcacCGTTTtctggcatgcacacacatgataGAATGTTCCATTCGACTATGGagctcacacaacacaagcGTGTGAAatgtagagagggtgtgtgaggatCTGATGCAAGCACTCGCTTGGAACTGGCCATCAGGGTCAGGCCTGCTGCAGAGAGCAGGGGTCAGCAGACCTAGACCCCCCTAGgagtgtttattattattattattattatttagtttAGTTCAGAGGCCATTCATATTTCATACGGTTCTAATCTGTTTATAGGCTCTTTTATTTAACTATTCTTTGCACCAACGAAAAGATATGCACTTTAAAATGCGTTTTACTTGTACAATGGCAACataattttatatttatttataatgttattattatgcGAGTGTTCTGTTGTTCACTCATACCAGGTTCCCTCAAACTGCAGTAAGTTAGGATTTGCCAGTGGAAAATCGTGTTTGTTATGGCATGACAAAAGCAGGAAATGAATGGGTGCAGGTTAGACCCCGTGGTAATTCAGACCAGATGACTGTTTGCACTACTCAGCAGATCAGCAGATTTGATTAGATTTAGGAGCGATAGATAGACAGTATCAGCAATTGTGAAACATTGTGAAACACTACAAAAATGTAACTGTAATGTAAAAAGTTAACCCTGACCAATGATTCTTCATTGTCTCAATGAAAAAACAGACATGATGATGATTTTGGGGataatctttttttcttttgtaatgatcttcctctctcttcctctttttcctcttgcTTTtctcctcgctccctctctcctccacagacATCGGCTGAGCTGCAGCGGTCTGAGAAGCAGTGCGCTGATCTGCGTAGCCAGAAGGTGGCGCTGGAGAGGCGCGTCAAGGAGCTGGAGGACGAGCTGCGGCGCCTGCGCGCCTCCCTGGAGGAGACCCAGCGTCTGCACCAGAAGCTCCAGCAGCAGGTGGACACCCTGAAGCGCGAGCTGACCGCCCGCGAGGCCGACATCCAGCGCCTCCAGACGGAGCGGAGCCAGTTCCTGCTGCGCATCGAGACGCTGGAGCGGAGGCCCGTCGTCCGGCACAGCCACACGCAGACCGACGAGGAGGAGCTGCGGCCGCTCCGCGACCCGGCCGGCCTGACCTTCCAGGGCGTCTGCGCCCCGGTCAGCGCGCAGCAGCTGCACGACTGCGGCCTGCTGAAGCCGCCCGCTCTGGAGCAGCTGCGCAAGAGCGAGCGCAGCGTGGACGAGGTGGACGCCCAGCTGCAGCCGGCGTTGCGCGGCGCCAGGGTCATCGCCGGGATGGCGGGGGGGCCCAAGGGCAAGATGACCCTGGCCGAGGCCCTCGGGCACAAGCTGCTGTCGCGCGAGAGCGCCGTCCGGCTGCTGGAGGCCCAAGCGGCCACCGGAGGGCTGATGGACCCCGCGGTGGACCCCCAGCGACGGAGACGGGTGGAGGAGGGCCAGGCCACGGGGCTGGTGCCGCGCTGCTCCAGCGAGCGTCTGCTGGAGGCCGAGTCCGCCTGCCTGGGCGTGCGTGAGCCGGGGACCGGTCAGCGTCTGGGCGTCGGTCAGGCTCACCGCCGCGGCCTGAGAGACGAGCCGGTCAccctgcagctgctgcaggcCCAGGAGGCCGTCGGGGGCGTGCTGGACCCTCGCCTCAGCGTCTTCCTCCCGCGGGACCTGGCCACCGACCGCAACCTGCTGGACAAGGAGATGTACACCGCGCTGAACGCCAAGCCCGcgtcctacctgcaccctctcAGCCAGCGGCCGTGCACCTACGCCGCGCTGCAGGACACCTGCGTCGCCGACCCCTCCACCGGTCACCTGCTGCTGCCGGCCACCAGGTCGGCGCTGTGCGTCCAGGGCCTCCGGGCCGACGTCCCCGTCTGGGAGCTGGTCGGCGCGGGTCTCCTGGAGCCCGAGGACCTGGAGCAGCTCCTCGACGGCCGCCTGCGCCTGGACGACGTCCAGGTGCGTCTGCGCGCCTACCTGCGCGAGTGCGCCTGCGTGGCGGGCGTCACCGACCAGCAGAGTGGACGCACCCTCACCCTGCAGGAGGCCCAGCAGGCCGGGATGCTGAGCAAGGAGGCCaccctggagctgctggaggctCAGATCGCCTGCGGCTTCCTCGTGGACCCGCGCGACGGCCGGGGCTACACGGCGGAGGAGGCCCTCGGGAAGGGGCTGGTCGCGGCCGAGCACAAGGACGCCCTGCTGAAGGCCGAGCAGGCGGTGACCGGCTACGGCCAGCCGGGAGGCGGACCTGCACTCTGCCTCTCCGAGGCCCTGCAGCGCGGGTCGGTGGACAGGACCTACGGCCTGCGTCTGTTAGGCGCCCAGCTGAGCAGCGGGGGCATTATTGACCCCTCGCTCAGCGTCCGAGTCCCGCCGGACACGGCCGTCCAGCGCGGCCTGCTGGCCCAAGACCTCCGCCAGGCGCTGGAGGCGCAAGGGACCGTCAGCTGGGGATTCGGTGACCCCACCGACCCCAACAATCGGGAGAAGCTCCGCTACGGCCAGCTGATGAAGGAGGGCCAGAAGGACCCCAAGACCGGCCAGCTGCTCCTGCCCGCCATCGTGCCCAGCCAGAAGAACACGGTCAGGAAGAGGCGGGTGGTGATCGTCGACCCCGACAGCGGCCGCGAGATGACCGTCAAGCAGGCGTTCGAGGCCAAGCTCATCGACCACGAGACGTACGTGGAGCTGGCGCAGCAGGAGTGCGAGTGGGAGGAGATCACCATGACGGCGGCCGACGGCTCCAGGAGGCTGGTCATCGTGGACCGCACCCAGGGTCTGGAGTACGACCTCCacgagctgctggagaagggcGTCATCAGGCAGAGCCAGCTGGACCAGTACCGCGCCGGCAAGATCACCCTGGCGCAACTCGTGGACGCCATCTCCGACGGCACCAAGCACCTcacgtcgtcgtcgtcgtccggTTTGAAGACCTCCGCCCAGACCTCGGCCTCCTCcaacttctcctcctcctctggcgcCAAGACCTCGGCCACCTCCGCGTCCTCCTCGTCTGGCACCAAGACCTCGGCCACCTCCAACTTCTCCTCCTCGTCTGGCACCAAGACCTCGGCCACCTCcgcgtcctcctcctcagctatgTCCTCTGCGGCCTCGGCAGCCTCCGCTGCCTCTATGTCCAGCACCTCGGCCTCTCCGCCCAAATCCTCCACGACGCACATCAAGTCCCAGACGGTGTCCACGTCCTCGGTcgtcatcagcagcagcagcagccccggcGGGTCCATCTCCGGAGAGCAGGCGCCGCTCTCCCCTGTCTCGCCCGGCCGCGTCACGAGCATGTCCGTCAACCTGGCGTCGCCCGTAGCGACCGCCGGCGAGAGAAGCCCCGTGGGGGTCATCTTCGACTCGGACCGGCTGGAGAAGGTCAGCTTGACCGAGGCCATGGGCAGCGGCCTGCTGGACAACATCACCGGCCAGCGCCTCCTGGAGGCCCAGGCGTGCACCGGCGGCCTGGTCTGCCCGACGTCCGGCCGCCGCCTCTCGCTGCAGGAGGCCCAGCGCGCGGGCCTGGTCTCGGAGGAGACGGCGTCCCGCCTGCGTCCGGCGCAGAAGGCCTACGTGGGCTTCTCCGAGCCGCAGAGCGCGCGCCGCCTCTCGGTGGCCGAGGCCCTCCGGGAGCGCTGGCTGCCCCACGAGGCCGCCCAGCGCTTCCTGGAGTTCCAGCAGGCCACGGGCGGCCTGTGGGACCCGCAGGAGGGCTGCCGGCGGAGCCTGGAGGAGGCGCAGGCTCGCGGCTGGGTGGACCCGCGCTCGGCCCAGAAGCTGGCCGACCTGCGGCAGCACGCCCGCTGCCTCGTCTGCCCGCGCTCCGGCCTCAAGCTGTCCTACGCCGAGGCCCTGGAGCGCTGCCTGCTGGAGGAGGCCACGGGCATCATGATGCTGCCCGCCGCGAAGCCCTCGTCCACCCCGGGGTCCAGGTCGGGCTCGTGTGCGGGGTCACGCTCAGGGTCACGCCCAGGGTCGCGCAAGGGTAGTgttgacctcacttcctccgCTTCATCCATATACACCAGCTTCAGCTACAGCTCTAGCTCCTATACAACTAGCCCTTGAagcgcacacagtcacacacacacatgctctcacacacacacacacacacacacacacacacacacacacacgtacattaaACCAGTTGCCTGATGCAGATACTATAGATACCTCATATAATGAGAATTCTACATCATAGCTTTAAATCTGTCTCATAACGCAGTTTCTGAACTCTGTTACCACACATATAGTGACATGGTTTTaatcaaacatgtacacacacacacacacacacacacacacacacacactcaaaacagtgatttacccagaatctTACCACACTgttctgtacacaaacacactgactttGAGGCTTTCCAAAATAAAATGTTGCCATCTACATTTAAAGTAATTGGAAGGCGTAATCTCATGCTGTAGACCTCATGTGGTGGATCTAGTTTAAACTGCTAGCCTGACCCTGCAATTAACAGTCAGCCAGCGCTTCaagcctaaaaaaaaaatggttataTGCACTTTTACATTTGCTTCAGCATATTAGGGGTAATGAGCTTCTGCACACAGGCGCCTGTGGCTAACTAGTATCAGCTGGAAGAGTTCAGCTTGTGGTGAATGGGAGCTGGGGGTTCTGGTTCAGTATCTCTCTATGCAATAACCTTATTCTGTATGAGAGACACTCAGTATTTTATACTCAGTATAGATCTCTATTGTAATCTTTTCCAAACACTGTATTTGGAGTGGAAGGTGCAGAGGGTGTCAGATGGGTGTGTGCTTGGGAACAAATTAGGTCTCATCTgtctgatgatgaagatgacgatgatgacaacaacgatgatgatgatgatgatgatgatggtaatgatAATGATGACGACAGTGCAATGCATGATTTGGTGAAGGCTGGTGAAGTAACTTTTTTTGTCACCATAGAACCCTGGTGCTGTATCGATCCATATTCTTACAATAACCTCACATCAGTGCCATGTTAACTTTGTAACTGCCAACTTATGACTTCAGctttttcatcattaataaaaaaaaaaaaaaaaaaaaagactgtcatGAGTCTGTCTTCTTTTGCAGTGGATACATGGATTATGAGCCACTGGGCTGTTTTGCTGTGAAAGACGTCTTGCTATGAAAACATATGCTAATTACAATTTATCACAAATAGTGTGTAACCTGTGTGTTGTTTGACTGAAGGGCCCCATTCAGATATCAGGGATGAATAACACAACCTCAACACAGTATGATTGAAGGCAAATCACATAACATAACCCATGTTATCTGACTGAAGGGCCAAATTCAGAAATCGGGTGAATAATATAATCCCTAAACAGTATGATTGAAGGTTCCTATTAAGACAAATCACATAACATGTCCCCATGTCATTTGACTGAAGAGCCCCATTCAGATATCAGGGTGAAGAACATAGTAGCGACTTCAGGCAGAGGTTTGGTCTTCAGGGCCCCCTGAGCCCTTGGGGCTGGTAGGCCTGTTCAGTAATGCATCGCTGACTGGGTATGTTCCCTGGAGGGGTGATGCTAAGTACACTCACAggtagagaaaaaaagagagggaaaacaaatgacaacaatGGAATGTCAACAACTTAAGAGTCTAGACAAATCCCAGACATAATCCCTAGGGTACAGAGGCTGTCATTTAGGTTGCAATAAGTAGTCATTGTTGTCAACTCAAGACATGAAAATGCTTTGAGAGTGAGACCTAGAACAATGATGTAATTTGGAAGGCTTAAGGTTGTTTATAGTGCTCTATCCCTCAAGCATGAATGAATCCATAAAGCCTGTGGCGAAGAAAGAGACGTGGGGGCATCTTAGTGCCTTCAGTGCCTATCCCACATTTGGATCCAAGCGCCGTGGGGGACCCGGGTGTGAGTCCGTCCTGAGTCATTCACCAGTCCCACTCCATCATTCTCTTCCACTAATTTCCTCTCGCCCTCTTCACTGTcatgtctgattaaaggcatacaAGTCTGAAAACATATACTTAAAAATAATCAAAAACGCATGGAATGCAcaactctttcttttttcccccagtgGCACTTTCGTGGGAATTGAGCTCTAGTGCATCCTACTTCTGTCAACGGTCCTTGAGATGCTTCTACAACTTGACTGGAGTCCACCTGTGCCTCAAGGAATTTATCGGACATAAATAAGAGAGGCACGCATCTGTCAAGGTCTCACAGTTGATGGTATATGTCATATCTGTGAGACAGGATTGTGTCAACACACAGATCTGGGGAAAGATACAAGAACATCTCTGCAGCATTGAACGTGCCCTAGAGCACAGTAGCCTCCATCATTCTCAAATGGAAAAGATTTGCAACAATGTGGAAATAAATGGTGATTAGTGATtaatgcatagtgcggccttttttgtcttgtttttcaaTTATAGCTTATACattggtcagcactctaaaaaaaagtcttgagtgaagcctgctcctaccctaGATTTGGAACAACCAACAGTTTTCTGAGATCTGACCACCCAGCCAAACTGAGTAATTTGGGGCGAAGGGATGAAATGCTTAACAAAGGCGAAGGTTGTCTTCTCAACGTTTTAGATTAGCACAACAATGAACAATCATAATCACACTTTGATGTGCTTACAATGTACTTTGACTTAGCCTACCAAACAAGCAAAGGCGAAATCTCCTACACCTCAATTCATGTCAAAAAGGCCTAATTATATTGATGATGATTCTATTTAATAAAAGCAATAAAAGGGGAAATTATCCAAGGGACTGAATACATTTTATACGCACTGCACAGAAAATCTACCAGACCAACTGCCTACACCTAAACAGAAAATCGACCAGACCAATTGCATACACCTATAAACAGTAATAAAACACAAATGACAAGGGCCTCTTCAggagatttgttttgttgtacaGTAGGTCTAGTTCAAGAAGGCTAGACAAGTCAGTTCATTGTGTTGCACTTACTTTTTGCACTTTCTGTCTTCatctcatttatttgtgttggtgTTTTCTTTGAGATTAGCTTTTGAATTTAGAACATAATTTTGTCTGCGTGTAATTGCTTTAATATGCTTAGTATCTTCAATGTTTTTTATATTATAGCTCCTCCAAAATAAAGCTTTTAGCGCCCCCATCTGGCTGTGGAAGTTAATGCATCAACAATGGCAAGAGTGAAGCATTGCAGTGAAAGACGGACTGCAGGAAGCACGCACGGTAGTCTGCCACACAATGCCGGTAGTTTATGGAAAGCGCCTTAAATGAACGTACTGTGTTATGTTCCGTTTGTATTTCCAGGGAATCTGAAGCTCTAGGACTGTAACGACGTAGACTGAATTCACTGCTAATGTTTAGGCTTAAACGGTGAATATTCACCCGCCCAATGTTCCACTTCGGGCTCACATGTGCTCAGGAAACTCCGGGGATGTGTTGAGGCCTGCATTCTTCAGTTCCAAAACGCAACGGTATGGTATGATCCTGGTTTACTATCGTCTTACTTACTTATTTAGGAACATATTTCTTGTTCATTTTTCTAAATTAGCCAGTCGGTAGACCCGTAGACCTGCTATACATAGGCTACTTCTCTGGCTCTGAACAGCCAGCGTTCAGTGCGAAATGATTGTTGATTTCGTGAGGGATAAACCTAGGAGCCAGACTATACTGAAAAAGTAAGCATTAAACGTAAGAAATTATACAATACAGGCTCAAATTAGTTTACATTCTGGAAACAACCAGTAGGTGGCCCTCCTACAGCCAAGGTTCATCGTGCACCTTGTGACAGTTGAATGTTTACCTTTGTGTAGGGGGTGGTGCCATCATGGCCGAGGACCCGCAGCGGAACTTCCGTTCTGCCTATTATGAGAAGGTGGGCttcagaggagtggaggagaagaagtctTTGGAGATCCTACTGAAAGACAACCCACTGGGTAAGACCCTTATCATCCTGTCAGCTTCAttaccagcaccagcagcagcagcagcagcactactAACATTATCATCATCACTACAAATGTATGCTTAAATCTAGCACTGATTCTTGACTGATTTGAAACCTAACCCCCTCTTCCATGTTACCACTCTATCCCTCCTCCCAGACACAGAGAAGTTGATCACCTTCTGCCAGAGGTTTCCACTGCCTTCAATGTACAGAATTCACGTGTGGAAAGTACTGCTCGGTAAAAATGCTCACAATAAAGCACTTAAACACATCATCATTTTACACATTGTAGGCTTAAGGACATTTATTTGAGGCAAATGTTTAAGGAAACATTGATCTTCCGTTTACATTTAGTGATTTAGCTgtttagctgacacttttatccatggCAACTCATAGCAATGAAGGTACAAGAGCTACAGTGCCAGTACAGTGccactatgtgtttgtgtgttaatagagtactctgtctttctctttttaaaaatgtgatgcccttttcgtgtgtgtgtgtgtgtcctcctagGTATGCTCCCTCCCCACAGTGACTCTCACCCCTTAGTTACCCGTTACCGGGCAGAGCAGTACGAGGACGTGCGTGGGGCTCTGGTTACCATGCGCTTCGTCAATGACATGACGCCACTAACAGAGCTCCACCTCCGCATGTTCCAGCTGGAGAACCAAGTGCTGCCCCGCTGCAGTGAACTAAgcccagtgagtgagtgagagtgagagtgagagagagagagggagagaaagaaagatagagtgagtctgagtgagtgagtgagtgaatgagatgtTCATTTATGATTTTGCACATTGCATACTGCTTGCATGGATCCATGCTTAGTAACACAACCCAAGAACAACTGAGTTGTGTTTTCCATTCTCGGATCACACTTCTTGAAGTTGAACTTGACATGccaataatcaataatcaataaaaATGAAAGGTGAATAGATTTGATCTGCTCCTTGTGTGCTTGTACTAGGATGATGTGGATGAGGACTTCTTGGCCATAGGCCATGCCATGGAGGAGCTGGTGGACGACCCAGTGGACTGTTACTGGCTTGTAAAGAACTTCGTCAGTCAGTTC
This genomic interval carries:
- the LOC134102056 gene encoding desmoplakin-A-like isoform X1 gives rise to the protein MSLYGSQRGLNISRRGSRTDLTGGGFPYARSEMVGGNGNGFAQEYVEGYNYTYTKGAGSGGQRRSTLSGPHQRAMLLQDQCQDALRRAEMLLQTGGGDAARMREVENCMGVAKERIEQLKLIAIELRQMGQPNDNVVRSVEQCKDQLKGVHMVMSSSMQRRTRSSRGSSSWEETPARSYQEALAWIGQQKRLIETGAWADEPAGIDQQLLRHNRFHSSIQRSAEVDRAREELMQRNDKGGLHSLDQEWDSLQKLSFTHTQHLRELQSIIEEICREIMWVNEREEEELVFNWGHQNIDTYIPRKQESYSRLMSALEEKEKDLNKLKVKVDGLLKSNHPASDKIQAYMETLQTQWSWLLQITKCIGVHLKENSAYSQFFKEANDTVTRLQKDHENIRKKFTCSKTTSLPNLLELLQALETEKERLAEHKQQVAHLSSKAKHIVRLRPRNPEEKSTGQVIVQALVDFKQDQKVICKGDEGILKDNAQRSKWSVTGPGGLDMTVPSICLLVPPPNPLSISLANKNEQFYEAIQALWSQFYINIKSLISWQYCIQDINRIRSLTITMLYQMKPEEYHSIIRGLERHYQEFRQNCLGSQMFADEDKRSIESQYSHAQQHYDTLVTQLPAYSAQQQQQVQQQQLQQQTLRKQEVKVVQQEVKREVKKEVKKEVPVQTKVVTSVSSTLLSDLSALRLRLEGAESQLLQYLHIPVGKTCTAHLTQLQGVQREVDGVRAEYERLKLLILQQLQGITDKDKAQFLRSELGHINQRISQLEGFSRGYYERCEAVCSLQQLEQQVEDIVKVYEARLTERETTSLDPDIVQEDSSVLQAMQAELREKESVLSDMEAELKKAQQLNNLMDHAVHKCDIDLCQHAEQVSQLSDRWLRIKNQISSRVMDLDSYLVLLRRYLQSSSGLSDWIGDTRQRLDTMRATKTDDIAALTEHLSKQKELNSEILGKRATVECVQRDADNLVNAIKDYEMQLASYSAGLETLLNIPIKRNLLQSPALTVTQEVSTLQTRYIELLTSSSDFYKHLGQMLKNLQELKLRGTRIDVLEEELSRLRDELSLRSAESLRLQEASRRHEEELSRSQDQLLSLEEAKRSQALNLGSSQDRLEELLSRIQSLELQLEEEVRKRRSAEERYGELQGEQDEEARRNQRLLDEARKSRLELEMSVAERDREAERLRHQLQEEAQRSQEAQLELKRAQELHSSKLKEVKESYESHISVTQTNTLLLQQQKGEQEQLQAQNREAQDEAKRLRLALAEEQERRRRAEEEAQLQRKAAQEEQGKRRRVEVQLEQSSLTVQEYTVTLTALQKSQEEAAAELKEAWEEARARQEELDRLRREQGTSSSTVSSLEEELRVLRLKLTQREGQTQEDGQRLKELQRLLEEKTQLLNESLAEVQRLQALTEKLTKERLQLEEEVRALRLQQGELRKGWELESETRISELTLQIQNSQMALQEHQRLLKEASAERDKLREEVERLRKQVSTTSAELQRSEKQCADLRSQKVALERRVKELEDELRRLRASLEETQRLHQKLQQQVDTLKRELTAREADIQRLQTERSQFLLRIETLERRPVVRHSHTQTDEEELRPLRDPAGLTFQGVCAPVSAQQLHDCGLLKPPALEQLRKSERSVDEVDAQLQPALRGARVIAGMAGGPKGKMTLAEALGHKLLSRESAVRLLEAQAATGGLMDPAVDPQRRRRVEEGQATGLVPRCSSERLLEAESACLGVREPGTGQRLGVGQAHRRGLRDEPVTLQLLQAQEAVGGVLDPRLSVFLPRDLATDRNLLDKEMYTALNAKPASYLHPLSQRPCTYAALQDTCVADPSTGHLLLPATRSALCVQGLRADVPVWELVGAGLLEPEDLEQLLDGRLRLDDVQVRLRAYLRECACVAGVTDQQSGRTLTLQEAQQAGMLSKEATLELLEAQIACGFLVDPRDGRGYTAEEALGKGLVAAEHKDALLKAEQAVTGYGQPGGGPALCLSEALQRGSVDRTYGLRLLGAQLSSGGIIDPSLSVRVPPDTAVQRGLLAQDLRQALEAQGTVSWGFGDPTDPNNREKLRYGQLMKEGQKDPKTGQLLLPAIVPSQKNTVRKRRVVIVDPDSGREMTVKQAFEAKLIDHETYVELAQQECEWEEITMTAADGSRRLVIVDRTQGLEYDLHELLEKGVIRQSQLDQYRAGKITLAQLVDAISDGTKHLTSSSSSGLKTSAQTSASSNFSSSSGAKTSATSASSSSGTKTSATSNFSSSSGTKTSATSASSSSAMSSAASAASAASMSSTSASPPKSSTTHIKSQTVSTSSVVISSSSSPGGSISGEQAPLSPVSPGRVTSMSVNLASPVATAGERSPVGVIFDSDRLEKVSLTEAMGSGLLDNITGQRLLEAQACTGGLVCPTSGRRLSLQEAQRAGLVSEETASRLRPAQKAYVGFSEPQSARRLSVAEALRERWLPHEAAQRFLEFQQATGGLWDPQEGCRRSLEEAQARGWVDPRSAQKLADLRQHARCLVCPRSGLKLSYAEALERCLLEEATGIMMLPAAKPSSTPGSRSGSCAGSRSGSRPGSRKGSVDLTSSASSIYTSFSYSSSSYTTSP